A genomic region of Drosophila kikkawai strain 14028-0561.14 chromosome X, DkikHiC1v2, whole genome shotgun sequence contains the following coding sequences:
- the Rok gene encoding rho-associated protein kinase 1 isoform X2 — protein sequence MDVERKRRANTLEREMRDPTSICNVDCLLDTVSALVSDCDHDSLRRLKNIEQYAAKYKPLALRINQLRMNVEDFDFIKLIGAGAFGEVQLVRHKSSSQVYAMKRLSKFEMMKRPDSAFFWEERHIMAHANSEWIVQLHFAFQDAKYLYMVMDFMPGGDIVSLMGDYEIPEKWAIFYTMEVVLALDTIHNMGFVHRDVKPDNMLLDSYGHLKLADFGTCMRMGANGQVVSSNAVGTPDYISPEVLQSQGVDNEYGRECDWWSVGIFLYEMLFGETPFYADSLVGTYGKIMDHKNSLSFPPEVEISEQAKALIRAFLTDRTQRLGRYGIEDIKQHPFFRNDTWSFDNIRESVPPVVPELSSDDDTRNFEDIERDEKTEEVFPVPKGFDGNHLPFIGFTYTGDYQLLSSDTVDAESKEAAAAVNSGSGTASNNHAHGPGHGQGHNHRHRPSNSNELKRLEALLERERGRSEALEQQDAGLRQQIELSTKRETELQRIASEYEKDLALRQHNYKVAMQKVEQEIELRKKTEALLVETQRNLENEQKTRARDLNINDKVVSLEKQLLEMELSYKTETEHTQKLKKQNAELGFTLKSQEEKVRDMIEMIDTLQKHKEELGQENAELQAQVVQEKNLRSQLKELQKETENKMQTLANDIERTISREQKAQDDNRALLEKISDLEKAHASLDFELKAAQGRYQQEVKAHQETEKSRLVSREEANLQEVKALQSKLNEEKSARIKADQHSQEKERQLSMLSVDYRQIQLRLQKLEGECRQESEKVAALQSQLDQEHSKRNALLSELSLHSSEVAHLRSRENQLQKELAAQREAKRRFEEDLTQLKSTHHEALANNRELQAQLEAEQCFSRLYKTQANENREESAERMAKIEDLEEERVSLKHQVQVAVARADSEALARSIAEETVADLEKEKTIKELELKDFVMKHRNEINAKEATLATLKETETELHKKLGQKAVECEDLVQQHKKQQEDLAQLRGSKDEEIAKLQEKCKNEVLLKQVAVNKLAEVMNRRDSDLPKQKSKARSTAELRKKEKEMRRLQLELSQEREKYNQLLLKHQDLQQTCAEEQQLKQKMVMEIDCKATEIEHLQSKLNETASLSSADNDPEDSQHSSLLSLTQDSVFEGWLSVPNKQNRRRGHGWKRQYVIVSSRKIIFYNSDIDKHNTTDAVLILDLSKVYHVRSVTQGDVIRADAKEIPRIFQLLYAGEGASHRPDEQSQLDVSVLHGNSNEERPGTIVHKGHEFVHITYHMPTACEVCPKPLWHMFKPPAAYECKRCRNKIHKEHVDKHDPLAPCKLNHDPRSARDMLLLAATPEEQSLWVARLLKRIQKSGYKANSSNNNSTDGSKISPSQSTRSSYKPYAVNVQRSATLPANSSLK from the exons ATGGATGTGGAACGAAAAAGACG GGCGAACACGCTCGAGCGCGAGATGCGCGATCCCACCAGCATCTGCAATGTGGACTGCCTGCTGGACACGGTGTCGGCTTTGGTCAGCGACTGCGACCACGACTCGCTGCGGCGGCTCAAGAACATCGAGCAGTATGCGGCCAAGT ACAAACCCCTGGCCCTGCGCATCAATCAGCTGCGCATGAACGTGGAGGACTTTGACTTCATCAAGCTGATCGGCGCCGGCGCCTTTGGTGAGGTGCAACTGGTGCGGCACAAGTCCTCCAGCCAGGTGTACGCCATGAAGCGTCTGTCCAAGTTCGAGATGATGAAGCGCCCGGACTCGGCCTTCTTCTGGGAGGAGCGTCACATCATGGCGCATGCCAACTCCGAGTGGATTGTCCAGCTGCACTTTGCCTTCCAG GATGCCAAATACCTGTATATGGTGATGGACTTCATGCCCGGCGGCGACATAGTGTCGCTGATGGGCGACTATGAGATACCAGAGAAGTGGGCCATCTTCTATACAATGGAGGTGGTGCTGGCTCTGGACACCATCCATAACATGGGCTTTGTGCACCGTGACGTCAAGCCGGACAACATGCTCTTGGACAGCTATGGCCACCTGAAGCTGGCTGACTTTGGCACCTGCATGCGCATGGGTGCCAATGGCCAGGTGGTGTCCAGCAATGCGGTGGGCACGCCGGATTACATCAGTCCGGAGGTGTTGCAGTCGCAGGGCGTGGACAATGAGTATGGGCGGGAGTGTGACTGGTGGTCGGTGGGCATCTTTCTCTACGAGATGCTGTTCGGAGAGACGCCCTTCTATGCGGACTCCCTGGTGGGCACCTATGGCAAGATCATGGACCACAAGAACTCGCTTAGCTTTCCGCCCGAAGTGGAGATCAGCGAGCAGGCCAAGGCCCTTATCCGTGCCTTCCTTACGGACCGGACACAGCGCCTGGGTCGGTATGGCATCGAGGACATCAAGCAGCATCCATTTTTCCGCAACGACACCTGGTCATTTGACAACATACGCGAGAGTGTGCCGCCGGTGGTGCCGGAGCTCTCCTCCGACGATGATACGCGCAATTTCGAGGACATTGAACGCGATGAGAAGACGGAGGAGGTGTTTCCCGTGCCCAAGGGCTTCGATGGCAACCACCTGCCCTTCATCGGCTTCACGTATACCGGCGACTACCAGCTGCTGTCCAGCGACACTGTCGATGCCGAGTCCAAGGAGGCTGCGGCAGCGGTGAACAGTGGCAGTGGAACGGCGAGCAACAATCACGCCCATGGCCCTGGTCATGGACAGGGGCATAACCACCGCCATAGGCCATCCAATTCCAATGAGCTGAAGCGTCTGGAGGCGCTGCTGGAACGGGAGCGGGGAAGATCGGAGGCTTTGGAGCAGCAGGACGCCGGGCTGCGGCAACAGATCGAGCTGAGCACGAAGCGAGAGACCGAGCTGCAGCGTATCGCCTCGGAGTACGAGAAGGATCTGGCCCTGCGGCAGCACAACTACAAGGTGGCCATGCAGAAGGTGGAGCAGGAGATCGAGCTGCGCAAGAAGACCGAGGCGCTGCTGGTGGAGACGCAGCGCAATCTGGAGAACGAGCAGAAGACGCGAGCGCGTGACCTCAATATCAACGACAAGGTGGTGTCGCTGGAGAAGCAGCTGCTCGAAATGGAGCTGAGCTACAAGACCGAGACGGAGCACACACAGAAGCTGAAGAAGCAGAACGCCGAGCTGGGCTTCACGCTCAAGTCGCAGGAGGAGAAGGTGCGCGACATGATCGAAATGATCGACACACTGCAGAAGCACAAGGAGGAGCTGGGTCAGGAGAATGCCGAGCTGCAGGCCCAGGTGGTGCAGGAGAAGAACCTGCGCTCGCAGCTCAAGGAGCTGCAGAAGGAGACCGAGAACAAGATGCAGACGCTGGCCAATGATATCGAGCGGACGATTAGTCGCGAGCAGAAGGCCCAGGACGACAACCGAGCGCTGCTCGAGAAGATCAGCGACCTGGAGAAGGCCCATGCCAGTCTGGACTTTGAGCTGAAGGCGGCCCAGGGCCGCTACCAGCAGGAGGTCAAGGCCCACCAGGAGACGGAGAAATCCCGGCTGGTCTCGCGAGAGGAGGCCAACCTGCAGGAGGTGAAGGCCCTGCAGTCGAAGCTAAACGAGGAGAAGTCCGCCCGCATCAAGGCCGACCAGCATTCGCAGGAGAAGGAGCGCCAGCTGAGCATGCTCTCGGTGGACTACCGCCAGATCCAGCTGCGCCTGCAGAAGCTCGAGGGCGAGTGCCGCCAGGAGTCGGAGAAGGTGGCTGCCCTGCAGTCGCAGCTCGACCAGGAGCACAGCAAGCGCAATGCCCTGCTGTCGGAGCTCAGTCTGCACAGCTCAGAGGTGGCCCACCTGCGCTCCCGCGAGAACCAGCTGCAGAAGGAGCTGGCCGCTCAGCGCGAGGCGAAGCGACGCTTCGAGGAGGACCTCACTCAGCTGAAGAGCACCCATCACGAGGCGCTGGCCAACAATCGGGAGCTGCAGGCACAGCTCGAGGCGGAGCAGTGCTTCTCGCGGCTGTACAAGACGCAGGCGAACGAGAATCGCGAGGAGAGTGCCGAGCGTATGGCCAAGATCGAGGATCTCGAGGAGGAACGTGTCTCGCTGAAGCACCAGGTTCAGGTGGCCGTGGCTCGTGCCGATTCCGAGGCTCTAGCCCGCTCCATTGCCGAGGAGACGGTGGCCGATCTTGAGAAGGAGAAGACgatcaaggagctggagctaaAGGACTTTGTGATGAAGCACCGCAACGAGATCAATGCCAAGGAGGCGACCCTGGCCACGCTCAAGGAAACGGAAACCGAGCTGCACAAGAAGCTGGGCCAAAAGGCCGTCGAGTGCGAGGATCTGGTGCAGCAGCACAAGAAGCAGCAGGAGGATCTGGCCCAGCTGAGGGGCAGCAAGGACGAGGAGATAGCCAAGCTGCAGGAGAAGTGCAAGAACGAGGTGCTGCTCAAGCAGGTGGCGGTCAACAAGCTGGCCGAGGTGATGAACCGCCGCGACTCCGACCTGCCCA AGCAAAAGAGCAAGGCCCGTTCCACCGCCGAGCTGCGcaagaaggagaaggaaaTGCGACGACTGCAGCTGGAGCTGTCGCAGGAGCGCGAAAAGTACAACCAATTGCTGCTGAAGCATCAAGACCTGCAGCAGACCTGCgccgaggagcagcagctcaaGCAGAAAATGGTCATGGAGATCGACTGCAAGGCCACCGAGATCGAGCATCTGCAGAGCAAGCTCAACGAGACGGCGTCTTTGTCCTCCGCGGACAACGATCCCGAGGATAGCCAG CACTCCTCTCTGCTCTCCCTCACACAGGACTCGGTCTTCGAGGGCTGGCTAAGTGTGCCCAACAAGCAGAACCGGCGGCGTGGCCACGGTTGGAAGCGACAGTATGTGATTGTCTCCTCCCGGAAGATCATATTCTACAACTCGGACATTGACAAGCACAACACCACGGATGCCGTGCTCATCCTGGACCTCAG CAAAGTGTACCACGTACGCAGCGTCACCCAGGGCGATGTCATACGCGCCGATGCCAAAGAGATTCCGCGCATCTTCCAGCTTCTGTATGCCGGCGAGGGCGCCTCCCATCGTCCCGACGAGCAGAGTCAGCTGGATGTGAGCGTCCTCCATGGCAATAGCAATGAGGAGCGCCCCGGCACCATTGTCCACAAGG GTCACGAGTTCGTCCACATTACGTACCACATGCCCACGGCCTGTGAGGTGTGCCCGAAGCCGTTGTGGCACATGTTCAAGCCGCCGGCGGCTTACGAATGCAAGAG ATGCCGCAACAAGATACACAAGGAGCATGTGGACAAGCACGATCCTTTGGCGCCCTGCAAGCTCAATCATGATCCGCGTAGTGCCCGGgacatgctgctgctggccgccACGCCCGAGGAGCAGTCGCTGTGGGTGGCGCGACTGCTGAAGCGTATCCAAAAGAGTGGATACAAGGCCAACTCGTCCAACAACAATAGCACCGATGGCAGCAAGATATCGCCCAG CCAATCGACGCGCTCCTCCTACAAGCCGTATGCGGTCAATGTGCAACGCTCCGCCACGCTGCCGGCCAACTCATCGCTAAAATGA
- the Rok gene encoding rho-associated protein kinase 1 isoform X3 yields MWPWILPAALHSSEPERANTLEREMRDPTSICNVDCLLDTVSALVSDCDHDSLRRLKNIEQYAAKYKPLALRINQLRMNVEDFDFIKLIGAGAFGEVQLVRHKSSSQVYAMKRLSKFEMMKRPDSAFFWEERHIMAHANSEWIVQLHFAFQDAKYLYMVMDFMPGGDIVSLMGDYEIPEKWAIFYTMEVVLALDTIHNMGFVHRDVKPDNMLLDSYGHLKLADFGTCMRMGANGQVVSSNAVGTPDYISPEVLQSQGVDNEYGRECDWWSVGIFLYEMLFGETPFYADSLVGTYGKIMDHKNSLSFPPEVEISEQAKALIRAFLTDRTQRLGRYGIEDIKQHPFFRNDTWSFDNIRESVPPVVPELSSDDDTRNFEDIERDEKTEEVFPVPKGFDGNHLPFIGFTYTGDYQLLSSDTVDAESKEAAAAVNSGSGTASNNHAHGPGHGQGHNHRHRPSNSNELKRLEALLERERGRSEALEQQDAGLRQQIELSTKRETELQRIASEYEKDLALRQHNYKVAMQKVEQEIELRKKTEALLVETQRNLENEQKTRARDLNINDKVVSLEKQLLEMELSYKTETEHTQKLKKQNAELGFTLKSQEEKVRDMIEMIDTLQKHKEELGQENAELQAQVVQEKNLRSQLKELQKETENKMQTLANDIERTISREQKAQDDNRALLEKISDLEKAHASLDFELKAAQGRYQQEVKAHQETEKSRLVSREEANLQEVKALQSKLNEEKSARIKADQHSQEKERQLSMLSVDYRQIQLRLQKLEGECRQESEKVAALQSQLDQEHSKRNALLSELSLHSSEVAHLRSRENQLQKELAAQREAKRRFEEDLTQLKSTHHEALANNRELQAQLEAEQCFSRLYKTQANENREESAERMAKIEDLEEERVSLKHQVQVAVARADSEALARSIAEETVADLEKEKTIKELELKDFVMKHRNEINAKEATLATLKETETELHKKLGQKAVECEDLVQQHKKQQEDLAQLRGSKDEEIAKLQEKCKNEVLLKQVAVNKLAEVMNRRDSDLPKQKSKARSTAELRKKEKEMRRLQLELSQEREKYNQLLLKHQDLQQTCAEEQQLKQKMVMEIDCKATEIEHLQSKLNETASLSSADNDPEDSQDSVFEGWLSVPNKQNRRRGHGWKRQYVIVSSRKIIFYNSDIDKHNTTDAVLILDLSKVYHVRSVTQGDVIRADAKEIPRIFQLLYAGEGASHRPDEQSQLDVSVLHGNSNEERPGTIVHKGHEFVHITYHMPTACEVCPKPLWHMFKPPAAYECKRCRNKIHKEHVDKHDPLAPCKLNHDPRSARDMLLLAATPEEQSLWVARLLKRIQKSGYKANSSNNNSTDGSKISPSQSTRSSYKPYAVNVQRSATLPANSSLK; encoded by the exons ATGTGGCCATGGATATTACCCGCCGCCCTGCACTCGAGCGAGCCGGAACG GGCGAACACGCTCGAGCGCGAGATGCGCGATCCCACCAGCATCTGCAATGTGGACTGCCTGCTGGACACGGTGTCGGCTTTGGTCAGCGACTGCGACCACGACTCGCTGCGGCGGCTCAAGAACATCGAGCAGTATGCGGCCAAGT ACAAACCCCTGGCCCTGCGCATCAATCAGCTGCGCATGAACGTGGAGGACTTTGACTTCATCAAGCTGATCGGCGCCGGCGCCTTTGGTGAGGTGCAACTGGTGCGGCACAAGTCCTCCAGCCAGGTGTACGCCATGAAGCGTCTGTCCAAGTTCGAGATGATGAAGCGCCCGGACTCGGCCTTCTTCTGGGAGGAGCGTCACATCATGGCGCATGCCAACTCCGAGTGGATTGTCCAGCTGCACTTTGCCTTCCAG GATGCCAAATACCTGTATATGGTGATGGACTTCATGCCCGGCGGCGACATAGTGTCGCTGATGGGCGACTATGAGATACCAGAGAAGTGGGCCATCTTCTATACAATGGAGGTGGTGCTGGCTCTGGACACCATCCATAACATGGGCTTTGTGCACCGTGACGTCAAGCCGGACAACATGCTCTTGGACAGCTATGGCCACCTGAAGCTGGCTGACTTTGGCACCTGCATGCGCATGGGTGCCAATGGCCAGGTGGTGTCCAGCAATGCGGTGGGCACGCCGGATTACATCAGTCCGGAGGTGTTGCAGTCGCAGGGCGTGGACAATGAGTATGGGCGGGAGTGTGACTGGTGGTCGGTGGGCATCTTTCTCTACGAGATGCTGTTCGGAGAGACGCCCTTCTATGCGGACTCCCTGGTGGGCACCTATGGCAAGATCATGGACCACAAGAACTCGCTTAGCTTTCCGCCCGAAGTGGAGATCAGCGAGCAGGCCAAGGCCCTTATCCGTGCCTTCCTTACGGACCGGACACAGCGCCTGGGTCGGTATGGCATCGAGGACATCAAGCAGCATCCATTTTTCCGCAACGACACCTGGTCATTTGACAACATACGCGAGAGTGTGCCGCCGGTGGTGCCGGAGCTCTCCTCCGACGATGATACGCGCAATTTCGAGGACATTGAACGCGATGAGAAGACGGAGGAGGTGTTTCCCGTGCCCAAGGGCTTCGATGGCAACCACCTGCCCTTCATCGGCTTCACGTATACCGGCGACTACCAGCTGCTGTCCAGCGACACTGTCGATGCCGAGTCCAAGGAGGCTGCGGCAGCGGTGAACAGTGGCAGTGGAACGGCGAGCAACAATCACGCCCATGGCCCTGGTCATGGACAGGGGCATAACCACCGCCATAGGCCATCCAATTCCAATGAGCTGAAGCGTCTGGAGGCGCTGCTGGAACGGGAGCGGGGAAGATCGGAGGCTTTGGAGCAGCAGGACGCCGGGCTGCGGCAACAGATCGAGCTGAGCACGAAGCGAGAGACCGAGCTGCAGCGTATCGCCTCGGAGTACGAGAAGGATCTGGCCCTGCGGCAGCACAACTACAAGGTGGCCATGCAGAAGGTGGAGCAGGAGATCGAGCTGCGCAAGAAGACCGAGGCGCTGCTGGTGGAGACGCAGCGCAATCTGGAGAACGAGCAGAAGACGCGAGCGCGTGACCTCAATATCAACGACAAGGTGGTGTCGCTGGAGAAGCAGCTGCTCGAAATGGAGCTGAGCTACAAGACCGAGACGGAGCACACACAGAAGCTGAAGAAGCAGAACGCCGAGCTGGGCTTCACGCTCAAGTCGCAGGAGGAGAAGGTGCGCGACATGATCGAAATGATCGACACACTGCAGAAGCACAAGGAGGAGCTGGGTCAGGAGAATGCCGAGCTGCAGGCCCAGGTGGTGCAGGAGAAGAACCTGCGCTCGCAGCTCAAGGAGCTGCAGAAGGAGACCGAGAACAAGATGCAGACGCTGGCCAATGATATCGAGCGGACGATTAGTCGCGAGCAGAAGGCCCAGGACGACAACCGAGCGCTGCTCGAGAAGATCAGCGACCTGGAGAAGGCCCATGCCAGTCTGGACTTTGAGCTGAAGGCGGCCCAGGGCCGCTACCAGCAGGAGGTCAAGGCCCACCAGGAGACGGAGAAATCCCGGCTGGTCTCGCGAGAGGAGGCCAACCTGCAGGAGGTGAAGGCCCTGCAGTCGAAGCTAAACGAGGAGAAGTCCGCCCGCATCAAGGCCGACCAGCATTCGCAGGAGAAGGAGCGCCAGCTGAGCATGCTCTCGGTGGACTACCGCCAGATCCAGCTGCGCCTGCAGAAGCTCGAGGGCGAGTGCCGCCAGGAGTCGGAGAAGGTGGCTGCCCTGCAGTCGCAGCTCGACCAGGAGCACAGCAAGCGCAATGCCCTGCTGTCGGAGCTCAGTCTGCACAGCTCAGAGGTGGCCCACCTGCGCTCCCGCGAGAACCAGCTGCAGAAGGAGCTGGCCGCTCAGCGCGAGGCGAAGCGACGCTTCGAGGAGGACCTCACTCAGCTGAAGAGCACCCATCACGAGGCGCTGGCCAACAATCGGGAGCTGCAGGCACAGCTCGAGGCGGAGCAGTGCTTCTCGCGGCTGTACAAGACGCAGGCGAACGAGAATCGCGAGGAGAGTGCCGAGCGTATGGCCAAGATCGAGGATCTCGAGGAGGAACGTGTCTCGCTGAAGCACCAGGTTCAGGTGGCCGTGGCTCGTGCCGATTCCGAGGCTCTAGCCCGCTCCATTGCCGAGGAGACGGTGGCCGATCTTGAGAAGGAGAAGACgatcaaggagctggagctaaAGGACTTTGTGATGAAGCACCGCAACGAGATCAATGCCAAGGAGGCGACCCTGGCCACGCTCAAGGAAACGGAAACCGAGCTGCACAAGAAGCTGGGCCAAAAGGCCGTCGAGTGCGAGGATCTGGTGCAGCAGCACAAGAAGCAGCAGGAGGATCTGGCCCAGCTGAGGGGCAGCAAGGACGAGGAGATAGCCAAGCTGCAGGAGAAGTGCAAGAACGAGGTGCTGCTCAAGCAGGTGGCGGTCAACAAGCTGGCCGAGGTGATGAACCGCCGCGACTCCGACCTGCCCA AGCAAAAGAGCAAGGCCCGTTCCACCGCCGAGCTGCGcaagaaggagaaggaaaTGCGACGACTGCAGCTGGAGCTGTCGCAGGAGCGCGAAAAGTACAACCAATTGCTGCTGAAGCATCAAGACCTGCAGCAGACCTGCgccgaggagcagcagctcaaGCAGAAAATGGTCATGGAGATCGACTGCAAGGCCACCGAGATCGAGCATCTGCAGAGCAAGCTCAACGAGACGGCGTCTTTGTCCTCCGCGGACAACGATCCCGAGGATAGCCAG GACTCGGTCTTCGAGGGCTGGCTAAGTGTGCCCAACAAGCAGAACCGGCGGCGTGGCCACGGTTGGAAGCGACAGTATGTGATTGTCTCCTCCCGGAAGATCATATTCTACAACTCGGACATTGACAAGCACAACACCACGGATGCCGTGCTCATCCTGGACCTCAG CAAAGTGTACCACGTACGCAGCGTCACCCAGGGCGATGTCATACGCGCCGATGCCAAAGAGATTCCGCGCATCTTCCAGCTTCTGTATGCCGGCGAGGGCGCCTCCCATCGTCCCGACGAGCAGAGTCAGCTGGATGTGAGCGTCCTCCATGGCAATAGCAATGAGGAGCGCCCCGGCACCATTGTCCACAAGG GTCACGAGTTCGTCCACATTACGTACCACATGCCCACGGCCTGTGAGGTGTGCCCGAAGCCGTTGTGGCACATGTTCAAGCCGCCGGCGGCTTACGAATGCAAGAG ATGCCGCAACAAGATACACAAGGAGCATGTGGACAAGCACGATCCTTTGGCGCCCTGCAAGCTCAATCATGATCCGCGTAGTGCCCGGgacatgctgctgctggccgccACGCCCGAGGAGCAGTCGCTGTGGGTGGCGCGACTGCTGAAGCGTATCCAAAAGAGTGGATACAAGGCCAACTCGTCCAACAACAATAGCACCGATGGCAGCAAGATATCGCCCAG CCAATCGACGCGCTCCTCCTACAAGCCGTATGCGGTCAATGTGCAACGCTCCGCCACGCTGCCGGCCAACTCATCGCTAAAATGA